A segment of the Thermodesulfobacteriota bacterium genome:
GGAAAGAAACTGACCATTTTTCACATGAAGATTATCAAATTCTAAAGTTCCATGGCATATACCAGCAAGATGATAGAGACCTGAGACAAGAGCTTAAGAAAGAGGGTAAAGATAAGAAATACATTTTTATGATAAGGACCAAGAACCCGGGTGGAGAGCTTTCGCCGGAGCAGTGGGAAGTGCTGAATGAAATATCAGACCAGTGTGCAGATGGGACTCTTAGAATTACAACAAGGCAAGACATTCAATTTCATGGAGTAGGGAAAAAGAACCTTAAAAAAGCAATTCAGCTTCTAAATTCAGAGCAGATTTCAACTTATGGGGCGTGTGGAGACGGGAACCGTAATACGGTTGCTTGTCCTGTTTCCGATATCAGGAAGGAATCAAGCTTTGACGGGCAGAAGTGGGCAAAACTAATAACTGAACAGCTTAGCTATAAATCTAAGGCCTATTACGAAGTCTGGGTAGATGGCGAACGAATAACCACTCAAGATGATGAAGCAGAAACTATTTATGGTAAAACCTATCTTCCAAGAAAATTCAAAATCGGCATAGGGCATCCCGATGACAACTGTATTGATGTGCACACACACGATATTGGAATTGTACCTGTCTTAAGTGAAAGACTTTTGGGATTCAACTTAATGGTTGGCGGGGGCCTCGGAACCACACACAGGCAGGCAAAGACCTATCCTCGCCTCGGCGATCCGATAGCATTTGTTGAGCCAGCACGATTACTGGACGCAGTTACGAGGATCGTTGAGTTTCAAAGAGACCATGGTGACAGGGCAGACAGAAAACACGCCAGGCTTAAGTACGTAGTAGAGGAATGGGGCGTTCAAAGAGTTAGGAAGGAACTGGAGGCAAGGCTTGGATATGAACTTTCAGGCCCGAAACCGGTGAAACTTAAGAATATAGATCATCATCTCGGATGGCACGAACAAAACACACGAGGTCTCTGGTATGTAGGTATATTCGTGGAGAATGGAAGAGTTAAAGACACAAAAGAAAATAGAATGAAGAAGGGTCTCCGTGAAATTGTCCGTAATTTCAGGCCCGGGATCAGGCTCACTCCCCTGCAAGATCTCGTGCTAACGAATATCCCAGAGGGGAAAATAGAAGAGTTAAAGACTGAGTTAAAAAGATACGGAATAAAAACGGAAAAAGAGTATTCGCCTTTGAGAACCAGTTCCATGGCTTGTCCCGCCCTTCCTACTTGTGGACTTGCTCTTGCGGAGGCTGAGAGATATCTACCATCGCTTATAGACGAGCTGGAAAAAAGGGGTTATGGAAATAAAGATATAAAGATGCGGATGAGTGGCTGTCCAAATTCTTGTTCAAGACCCCCCGTCGCCGAAATCGGGATCATAGGAACATCGCCTCATAAATACAATATTTATCTCGGCGGGAATTATGAGGGGACCAGGCTTAATAAGCTCTTCGAAGAGAATGCCGATGATTCAATGTTGGCTGATAGAATTAGCAGTTTAATAGATCTGTATAATCACATGAAAAATAAAGATGAAAGATTTGGCGACTTCTGTGACCGTACTGGGATCGAAACAATTAAATCTATGATAAATGAAATAGGCACGATAAAAATCTCTTGGAGTCAGCGCTAAGCGTTATACGCTTTTAGTTCAAAAATTTGGTGGCATCCGGTATTCTGTCATCCCCGACTGGCTCAGTCGGGTATTCTTGGCGACTAGCAGAAACGATAGGCGGGGTTTTCTAACCCCGCTTGATGACCTGAAGATTCCCGCTACATTATTTTGATATTTTGTAGAGGAGGGCTTTAGTCCTCCATCCTCCACCATTTTTCTTGAAAAATAAATTCTAACAACCTCATATTTACTACCAGACTAGAAATAGAGTTTATGGTATAAGGTTAAGGAGAGACCCCCATGGTCCATTGCTGACTGCGATTGATATTGGTATTTACAAGTTGAGTTGTAAATCAAATTCCGGTAACGTGTTTATGTGGGGCGATTTTTGCAGTTTGTTTGGCTTGTATTAGGGAGGGACAAACTTTATGAGAAAAATAAAAAAGATAGTCTGGGCTACCGATGGTTCAAAGGAATCTGAGGAAGCTCTAAACTATGCAAGATTTTTTGCCCAAAGATTTAACTCAGAAATAATAGGTGTTCATGTAATTGAAATGCCTGAAAGATTATTATATCACTATCTTACAGATCCTGAAAGTGAACACTACAGGTGGTTGAAAAGGGCTGAGCGGGATTATGCTGCAAAATTAGCCGCAATTGCCGATTATCTGACTGGTCAGGGGCTTAATTTTCGAGGAGAAATTTTAAAAGGAGCACCATATAAGGAGATTGTTAGATTTGCCAGTAATGAGAAAGCCAGCCTCATAGTTCTGGGGAAACGAGGACTCGGGCTTATAGACCGGATGCTCATTGGAAGCACCACGCTTAGAGTCTTAAGAGAATCCCGTATACCTGTACTTGCAGTTAAGAAGAGGGATGAAAAAAGTGCAGTGAATATACGCAATATACTTGTTCCATTAAACATAGATGAAAAAGTAGACTCTGCCATTAACTACGCGATAGACCTGGCGGAGAGGATAAACGCCAATATTTCGGCTATGTATGTTTTTAAGTTAAGCATCTATGACTATTCTGACTATGGAATTCATTCCAGCGTGATGGAAGTGTTAATGAAGGATTCTTCTAATGAACTTGAAAAGAGGATTGAGGAGATAAAGCTCAGGCGCGGGATTCAGAAAAAAAAGGTCAACAAATTAGAAATCAGCACAGAGATGACCCAGAGACTTAATCCGTCAGTTGCGATAGCTGACTATGCATCTAGTAAAAACATTGACTTAATAGTAATCAACACTCATGGAAGGAAGGGGGTTAAGAGGTTTATTCTGGGAAGTGTAACAGAAAAGGTAATTCAAGAATCTCCCTGTGCGGTGTTGACTCTGAAACCATAGGAATAAGGGGTCAATCCCTTGTTGACCAATCTTAATAAATAAGAATAATCTTTCTTAACCAGAAAATAGGTATTAAATGACTTGAGGGATTTCAAGTGTATTTGATCGAGAAGTTCATAGGAAATGTCTAATTTAAATGCAATATCAAGAAAATAAATCCCTTTTTTAAAACATCTATCAGTGGATACTTCGAACAACAAAAGATTTGCCCCTTTTAGTCCTTTTATTATTTTTAATCCATTCATATAGCTCAATTGGCTTTACATACCGTGCTGCCCCACAAAGAGATGCAATACATCATTGAGATTGTAATCGTTAATTGGCAGAATATCTACCGATCTATTTATCAGATGATTTAGGGTGTACTGTTACGAAATGGAAGAGCTATTACTTAACGAATATGAGAAGCCCACACGTCAGCACTATTCGATCCTTCTACTGAGTTGGGCGGGATGGATTTTTGATTTCTATGATCTGATCCTTTTTACCTTTCTTTTGATTCCCATAGGCAGGGAGCTGCATTTCTCCAATGTGACCCTTTCGTATGTTCTAGGCGCATCGTTGGCGGCAACCGCGGTTGGGGGTGTTGTCTTTGGATTTCTATCGGATCGTTATGGTCGCAAGAGTGTGCTTCAATGGACGATTTTAACATACAGTATCGGCACTTTCTTGAGCGGATTTGCTTCGAACATTGAGCTCCTGATGGTATTTCGGATCATTACCGGATTGGGTGTCGGAGGTGAGTGGGCCACGGGGCAGACCTATGTCGGAGAAACCTTCCCTCCAAAGGTGCGGGGCAGATACGGGGCGTTTATGCAAACGGGCGCTCCCATTGGCATCGCCCTGGCATCAATTGTAGGTGGGTTTGTTGAGCCCGTTATCGGTTGGAGAACGTGCTTTTTTATTTCTGTGTTACCCGCTTTACTTGTAATCATTGTCAGAAAAAGATTGCCTGAATCCGACATCTGGTTGACGAGGAAGAGATTGATTGACGAGGGAGTCCTACCAAAGGCTTCGGTTTCGAGGGAGGAGCGTGGTAAGTTTTCCGTTCTATTCTCGAAAGCGCACAGAAAGATGTTTATTCTATCCCTTGTCCTGGCAATATTTGATATGTCGGCATATTGGTTTACCTACTCGTGGCTCCCTGGCTACCTCCATCAGCAGAGACAATTTTCTATGGCCAAATCGGCGGTTTGGATGCTCGTAACTCAACTGGGTGGTTTTCTTGGCTACTTCACATTTGGCTTCGTTGCGGACATGTTTGGCAGGAGACCTGCCTATACGGTTTACTCGTGTATTATGGCCCTGGGGCTTATAATGATTACTTTGTTGTGGAATGTGATCGCACTCTACCCACCTATTATCTTGGCATTTATGTTCCTCGTTGGATTCGGGACAGGGATGTTTGGGGGCTATGGTCCTCTCTTCTCTGAACTATTCCCGACGGCAATCAGGAATACAGCCATGGGATCAGCCTTCAATTTGGCCCGAGGGGTACAGTTTTTCACTCCTGTTATTATAGCTGTGATTGCCGAGAAATATGGACTTGGAGGCGGTATATCCCTCGCTGCTCTCTTTGCTCTGCTCACGGGAGCATGGATCTGGACATTCCCGGAGACAAAAGGCAAGAAACTGGAAATATTGTAGAAAAGGGGACGCACGTCCCCTTGTTAGTTTTGGTTTTTACGGATTAAACTCGACCAAAAACAAATCCCCATCTCTCGCAATCCCCATGTCCCGGATATAAACCTTGGTGTCCCTTGGGCCCGGATCGAGTGGATTGCAGTCCAGCGTTGTTAGAGTATCTTCGAAGATTTCATCAAGAACTTCTATAGGGTCTCCCAACGCAGTCACTTCAGCAATGTCTTCCGCTACATCAGGAGCGATTTCTTCATTGTATACGTCACCCTCTTCTGGGCCAGCTAGCATAAAGATCCCCGGAATAGCACCGTTCTCTCCGGCGCGCCATTCACCAGAGTGGTCGGGCTCTTCACCGTCACAAAGAAACCCGTCATCCCCATCTGGTTGAAGTCCAGTAGGGCAGATATCCACATCCTCGCCGAAATAGCAGACGGTGCCGTCAGGCGCTTGGGCGAAGAAATTGCGAGAGACCTCAATGAGTAAACCGTCCTCGGATTCCATTTCCACAAGAACGCGTGTGTTCACGCCCGCTACCATTTCGATCTCATCCAAAACAGTGATCTCCAATCGGAGCACGCCTTCCTCGTCCTCAAGCACGTTCTCACTCCCCACAACCACCGGGAAGAACCCGTTGTCAATGACCAGCGAGAAAGGGCCGGCGTCCGGGTCGCAAATCTCAATACCTACGTTGGTATCTGGGCACGCTCCGCCCCCGCCGCCACCATTTTCGTCATCGCACCCGCCAACAACAAGTGTGGGTAACGTGCCCGCAATTAAAATAAGCAAAAGCTTCTTGTACCTTTTACGCATATCTGCACCTCCTATAAATTTATATTTTCATGGAGAAATTACAGCATATAATTCTAGCACACCATCTTTAAGCAACCCAATACCGGGAGCGTAGTATTTTAATTCCTTTGCATCCGGTTCAAGGAGTTTGATTATTTCTCTAATAGAGTTTATTTCCCAAATCCTCCCATGTGTTTGGATCGTAAACTCTACGAATCCCGGCTTGGCCCTATATACAAAGTACCAGGAGACAATTACGGGAACCTTTCATGAACATTACATTTTGGAAAGGTTTAATGTGAGTTCGGAATAAGAACCAGATGTAGTCTATGACCTGTGTGTCTGCCCTAACTTGGGACGAACACACAGGTTCGCCCCTGCATAAAAAGGTTTATAAAATTCGAAGAGGGGATGAGTCAGAAGCTATAGCATCGTGCATAACTTTCCATAAGGTATGGTCAAGCCATCCCGTTCATCCTGAGAGTCGAAGGATGCGCGGCTTTGTCTTGGCTGAAAAAGTCGTCCTTCGACAGGCTCAGGACGAACGGATATAGGTGTTTCATCGGTACATTAAATTATGAAAGGCTATGCATTTAACCATAAATTTAAACGGGAAGGGAAACTGTGAAGACAGAGCCCGCTCCCGGCTCGCTTGAGACCTGAACGTATCCTCTATGCGCCCCGACGATGGCATTGACAAGGCTTAAGCCCAGCCCAAGACCTCTTTGGGACCGGCTCTTATCGCCCCTGTACAGACGTTCCCATATTTTATCAAGCTCCTCTTGGGAAATTCCGACTCCGGTATCTTTTACGGTTATAATGACCTCTTGTTCTCTACGACAGGCTTCAATATCTATTCTTCCGCCGGTCGGGGTGTACTTGATCGCGTTATCAAGTAGATTTGCCAGGACCTGCCGTACCCAGTTGCGGTCGGCGGTTAAGTAAAGCTCCTTAGGAAAACCAGTATATACTGAAACGCCCTTTTCCTCAGCGGTATAACCGTAGAGCTCGACGATATCATCTATCAGAGGCGCGACATTAATCTCTTCTGGATCCAGTTTCATCGCTCCGGTCTCTGCTTCCGATATATCCATAAGTGTATTTAACATTATGAGGATCCGTTCGGACTCCTCTATGCAATCGCTCAAAGCCTCCCGGAGAACGTCTGCTTTCTGCTCGGACTGTAATGCCATTTCAGCAGTGCCTCTCAATCTCGTCATAGGAGTTCGCAAGTCATGTGCGACATTATCCAAAACGTTTCGCATTCCTTTCATAAGGGCATCGATTTTTTCCAACATCGAATTAAAAAGTGTGATCAATTCTTCGTGCAATTTATCAGTTTGATTCACTGGAACTCTCACATCTATCTTGCCGCTTGCGACGATTGAATTAAGAGTATTTATAATTTGTCGAATCGGATTAAGCGCGCGGTCGGCAATAAATACTCCGCCTAAATAAGCAAACAGAATTATAGGGATAATTGCGATTAGGTATACTTTGCGAATCTTCCTTAAAAGATCCTCCCGCTCTACTGTCTTTTGACCAAGTTGCAAAGTCGTACCGTCGGACATGCGTAGAGAAGTCATTTCAAATTCATCCTCGCCATCGCCGCCCTTTAGAACTTTCCACTCTTTGTCTTTGGGATAGCCACTTTTTTCAAGTTGCTGAATGCTTAAGGCTGACCAATCATTCGGAATTCTAGAAATAATTGGAATATAATTGTTTCCAATTAGGCGAATTAGAAAGGATTCTTCCTCGTCTTCAAATACATCCTGTCGTAAAGCTTCCAATCCATCTCCCTCATAGATCTCTGAAAGATCATTGATGTCCTCTTCGATTTCCTTTCTGCTTTGTCCGTAGATAAAAGAAGAGATGACGGTATATGCGTAAACATTTATTGCAAGCGAGCTAACGATGAAGAAAATGGTGTACCAAGTTATGAGTCTGAAGCTGCTTGATTTCAGTAAGAGTTTAGGATTCTTTAAGAACATAACCGACCCCTCGTATAGTGTGAATCATCTTTTTCTCAAAGTCTCTGTCGACTTTATCCCGCAACCTGCAAATTAACACGTCCACTACATTCGTCTGCGGGTCAAAGTTGTAATCATAGACATGGTCCATAATCATGGTTTTGGAAACGATCCTTCCTGGATTACGCATGATGTATTCGAGCAAGGCAAATTCACGGGGTTGCAGGTAAATCTTTCTATCCGCCCTGGTAACCTCACGCGTAAGGAGATCAATAGACATTTCTCCAACTGCTAAGCGGGTAGACTCCGGAGTATTGCTGGCTCTACGGATAAGTGCCTGAACACGCGCCAGGAGTTCCGAAAAAGCATATGGTTTAACCAGGTAGTCGTCACCTCCTTTCTGAAGTCCAACAATTCGATCATCCACTGTACGCTTGGCACTCAGTATGATCACTGGAGTATTTATGTTTTGCTTTCTGGCATTCTCCAATAAGGTTAAGCCATCTAATTTAGGAAGCATTACATCTATGACGGCCGCATCGTAGGGCTGGGTCAGCATTAGCTCGAGTCCAACTAGCCCATCTTTTGCATTATCCACGGCGAAGCCTGCCTGCTTAAACCCCTTACCAATAAATGAAGCGATTTTCTTATCATCTTCTATAATTAGTAATCTCATAGAATGACTTAATCCATAATAACTCAAATATGGTTTTAGTACGAGTCCACTAACATAATATTTTTAACGTTGAAGTGATTCGATTTCTACAAAAGCATAAATGGATTATATAATAAGCACCTCTTTTCGTAGTATTTTGTTAAGCGCATAAATTATTGAAGGAGTGGAAAAAAAATAGATTTTAAAGAGATCTCTGGCAACAGAAGGTCCGTAACATATTTATTTGATTGACCGACAGAGTTGGGGAAAATTCAGATTAATGACCTGCGGTGACTCATGATGCATTTCGCGGAAGTGCTACGTTGGAAGCCGCATTACTTTACTAAAACCCCCAACCCCCGCCTGCGTTAGAACCCTTTGATATTATGGAGTATTTTCAATTTAACATGGGTAAAACCTTGTCTCCTTAATTCGGGGTAGTAATAATAAGATTACCACTATTTTCCTGGGGGTATATAATTAAATTTGTTAGATAAAAAAATGCTTGCTATCCCATTGCTTTTTAGTGTAAAATTGATTAGGATTTGGTTTTCTTTTCATTAAATAACTGTTTTGTCGGAGGTCTAATAAATGAAATTCGGGATATATTTGAAGAATAGAAGAAAGCAGAAAAACATTACTCAGGAGGATTTAGCTCGTGCACTGAACGTTTCCAGTGTTTTTGTTCATCAACTTGAAACTGGAAAAGTTGACGCACCTTCGCTTGAAAGATGTCAGCAAATGGCAGATATCCTTGGATTGAAATTCGAAGAGCTCTGGAATGTGGCTAAGAATGAAAGGTTAAATAAATTTATGGAAAGGGAAGGAATTTTTCAGGACGCCGTACAAGTCCTTACTGAAAGCGAAAAAATGCTTGTGAGGCTGTATAGAACCCTTGACTCCGAAATGAGACGCGATTTTACTGGGATGATTTACATGCTTCTCAGGCGTTCTGAAAACGACAATGTTCAGGAGATTCTTGAAGAGTTTATGAAATGCGCATAACGAATAAATTAATGACAATTGCACAAGCTATTGGGATAGAGCTTTGTATATTTGCTCTTGTTGGTCTTGTATTTCTTTTTCAATTTGATAGGGCAAAGAACGAGCTTGTGAACAAGACCAAGGCGATTGCTGAAACCATTGGCGAGCAGGCAAGCAGTTTCTTTACCCATGTTGGTAACAAAGCGACTAGTGATGAGTTCTACCTTTTTCTTGATGATAGGCTTGGCAGGAAAAAGCTCTTTAACACCTTTGAAATTGCTCCCAAATTTTTCAGTGTTGTTGTGAAAAAAGATGTGGAGACCGGTATGTCTTCAGGTTATTTTATGGAGGATTTTTATCCCGAGCGAGGTTATTCGGTAAAAAAGAAAAATGGCGTAATTTCTGTGTCGGTACCTTTTACTATTGAAGAAGACAGCGAACCATTTGGTATCGTTAAAATAGATTCGGATACTAAGGCTATACTAAAGAAGGTATTAGCGGATAACTTCCTATTGTATGCTGCGATGCTCGTTGTTCTTAATAACCAGGCTTTCATCGTTTATTTCCTTTTGAGAAAAAAGAAGGAGGTAGTTTTTGAAAAGGGATATATCAAAGAGCATTCATTGGGTTCACTGAGGCTCATGCATAAGATTCTGGGAGACATGATAGAGGATCATATGACTGAAGGGGAAGGACAGCCAAGTAAGCAGGAAACCAGCAAGAATGTAATTTCAATTACTGACATTGCTGATAAGAGAAATAAATGAAAAAATCTATATCTCTGCTAATTTTAACCCCTCTTCTGATGATAATAATTTGGGGATGTGCAGCCTCCAATGAAGATGGAGTTGTTACATTGGACGGACCTATTCTTGAGAGCATTAATCAGGATGGCAATCTACAATTTAACGGTTCCGTTGTAAACAACGGTGACAGTCCAGTGCATTCAGTTTTTGTGCTGATTACTTTAAC
Coding sequences within it:
- a CDS encoding universal stress protein: MRKIKKIVWATDGSKESEEALNYARFFAQRFNSEIIGVHVIEMPERLLYHYLTDPESEHYRWLKRAERDYAAKLAAIADYLTGQGLNFRGEILKGAPYKEIVRFASNEKASLIVLGKRGLGLIDRMLIGSTTLRVLRESRIPVLAVKKRDEKSAVNIRNILVPLNIDEKVDSAINYAIDLAERINANISAMYVFKLSIYDYSDYGIHSSVMEVLMKDSSNELEKRIEEIKLRRGIQKKKVNKLEISTEMTQRLNPSVAIADYASSKNIDLIVINTHGRKGVKRFILGSVTEKVIQESPCAVLTLKP
- a CDS encoding HAMP domain-containing sensor histidine kinase, which translates into the protein MFLKNPKLLLKSSSFRLITWYTIFFIVSSLAINVYAYTVISSFIYGQSRKEIEEDINDLSEIYEGDGLEALRQDVFEDEEESFLIRLIGNNYIPIISRIPNDWSALSIQQLEKSGYPKDKEWKVLKGGDGEDEFEMTSLRMSDGTTLQLGQKTVEREDLLRKIRKVYLIAIIPIILFAYLGGVFIADRALNPIRQIINTLNSIVASGKIDVRVPVNQTDKLHEELITLFNSMLEKIDALMKGMRNVLDNVAHDLRTPMTRLRGTAEMALQSEQKADVLREALSDCIEESERILIMLNTLMDISEAETGAMKLDPEEINVAPLIDDIVELYGYTAEEKGVSVYTGFPKELYLTADRNWVRQVLANLLDNAIKYTPTGGRIDIEACRREQEVIITVKDTGVGISQEELDKIWERLYRGDKSRSQRGLGLGLSLVNAIVGAHRGYVQVSSEPGAGSVFTVSLPV
- a CDS encoding NADPH-dependent assimilatory sulfite reductase hemoprotein subunit, with product KETDHFSHEDYQILKFHGIYQQDDRDLRQELKKEGKDKKYIFMIRTKNPGGELSPEQWEVLNEISDQCADGTLRITTRQDIQFHGVGKKNLKKAIQLLNSEQISTYGACGDGNRNTVACPVSDIRKESSFDGQKWAKLITEQLSYKSKAYYEVWVDGERITTQDDEAETIYGKTYLPRKFKIGIGHPDDNCIDVHTHDIGIVPVLSERLLGFNLMVGGGLGTTHRQAKTYPRLGDPIAFVEPARLLDAVTRIVEFQRDHGDRADRKHARLKYVVEEWGVQRVRKELEARLGYELSGPKPVKLKNIDHHLGWHEQNTRGLWYVGIFVENGRVKDTKENRMKKGLREIVRNFRPGIRLTPLQDLVLTNIPEGKIEELKTELKRYGIKTEKEYSPLRTSSMACPALPTCGLALAEAERYLPSLIDELEKRGYGNKDIKMRMSGCPNSCSRPPVAEIGIIGTSPHKYNIYLGGNYEGTRLNKLFEENADDSMLADRISSLIDLYNHMKNKDERFGDFCDRTGIETIKSMINEIGTIKISWSQR
- a CDS encoding response regulator transcription factor, with the translated sequence MRLLIIEDDKKIASFIGKGFKQAGFAVDNAKDGLVGLELMLTQPYDAAVIDVMLPKLDGLTLLENARKQNINTPVIILSAKRTVDDRIVGLQKGGDDYLVKPYAFSELLARVQALIRRASNTPESTRLAVGEMSIDLLTREVTRADRKIYLQPREFALLEYIMRNPGRIVSKTMIMDHVYDYNFDPQTNVVDVLICRLRDKVDRDFEKKMIHTIRGVGYVLKES
- a CDS encoding MFS transporter is translated as MEELLLNEYEKPTRQHYSILLLSWAGWIFDFYDLILFTFLLIPIGRELHFSNVTLSYVLGASLAATAVGGVVFGFLSDRYGRKSVLQWTILTYSIGTFLSGFASNIELLMVFRIITGLGVGGEWATGQTYVGETFPPKVRGRYGAFMQTGAPIGIALASIVGGFVEPVIGWRTCFFISVLPALLVIIVRKRLPESDIWLTRKRLIDEGVLPKASVSREERGKFSVLFSKAHRKMFILSLVLAIFDMSAYWFTYSWLPGYLHQQRQFSMAKSAVWMLVTQLGGFLGYFTFGFVADMFGRRPAYTVYSCIMALGLIMITLLWNVIALYPPIILAFMFLVGFGTGMFGGYGPLFSELFPTAIRNTAMGSAFNLARGVQFFTPVIIAVIAEKYGLGGGISLAALFALLTGAWIWTFPETKGKKLEIL
- a CDS encoding helix-turn-helix transcriptional regulator, with product MKFGIYLKNRRKQKNITQEDLARALNVSSVFVHQLETGKVDAPSLERCQQMADILGLKFEELWNVAKNERLNKFMEREGIFQDAVQVLTESEKMLVRLYRTLDSEMRRDFTGMIYMLLRRSENDNVQEILEEFMKCA
- a CDS encoding FxLYD domain-containing protein; this translates as MKKSISLLILTPLLMIIIWGCAASNEDGVVTLDGPILESINQDGNLQFNGSVVNNGDSPVHSVFVLITLTDDRGNVVGANSVQVGDVEQDDVLFPGERKFFSVTLTSDPSEVATKNVEIFFDPVEDS